CATCAATTTTAGGAAATACTCTTACATTGAAAAATCCTAAACCCTCAAATCCTTATTATAAAGCTCAATTCAGCCATAGAGTAATCAAAATATACATTGTAGTCGACTAAATACTGTCAAGATTCAAAATCACAGCAACAAGAGTAAacaatataaaacataaaatcaaaaaattatcgAATCAAACCACTGGTTCACATGATCACATCACAATAAATCCATCAACTAAACAAAAAACCAATCAATTATCCACAATGACTCATCAAATTTAAACAACACGCAAATCTATTTCCAAAATCATCAACACTTCACCCCTCAATTCTTACTCTAAAACTCATATCAGTCAAACAATAACCAAACTATACATATTAATATTCCACAACAATCataaaaaatacaacaaaagaaaaatattataacatCAAAATCAAAGGCATAAAACTACCGCAGGGGAGGGAGCACGATGAGTAGGACGAGCAGCAGAGAGATTAGAATGTAATCCATTAGTATGATTTATCTTCGTAGGAGGAGCAAAACGTAAGCCAAGATCAAGATCATcgttatcattatcatcatcgttATCGTCTGTAGCAGATTGAGTAGCCATAACCTGAGCCAAGCGACGAGCAGCAGCTTTAGCAGCGACGTTTTGAGTACGCTTAACAGTGGAGTAACCGGTACCGAGTCGCGAACTCGGATGAGCAGGAGACATGGCAGGTGAGTTGGAATCGTTGCTGCTTGAATTGCTACTCCATTGACGAGTATATACAGGACTTAGAGCTCTTCTCCGATCcatttttggttgattttcAATGATCAAAGTTGAATTTGAATTCAGCGTGAATTCAACTTCACTCCGAAGTTATTGAGTTttgtcttcaatttttttttcttattttgactaataaaaaattgaatttgttGGGAttgaagaggagagagaaagagggagTGTGGGGTCAGGTTGAGTTggagaaagaggagagagaaaaaatgTGCCGGAGAAGGAGTTAAAGTAAAGATGTAGATGAACACGGAAACGACTAGGGGCGTAACTAATTTGGTTAAAAGCCAAATACCGAACCGAATCAAACTGAATGATTTAACTTTCCATGCCTAGCACCAAAATGAAAAGCAACTTTCTTGGACGCTTCTTACCCTCCTAGACTAAAACCGAATCAAAACTGTGCTCCAAGTCCAATACAACAAAACTAAGCTTAATTTGGAATCAACCAAATTTAGGAGACACCATATCCCAACAAATAGTGTATTTGATCAACAATCAATTCACACCTAATACAACTTGTATCAATATATAATCACTCCAACATATGTTtaaacaattctaaccacaagATACATGTAAGGTGTGATATAAGATgagttagagtatataacatattatggaaCCTCAACTATTAGCTTAACCTTTTAATTGAGTTTGTTCCTTGATATGGTATTAGGGCTAGTATGACAAgtcacgagttcgaatctcaaccgcCCTTCTAATAAAATGGCCTTAAAATTCTATATCTAATTAAATGGCCTTAAAATTCTATATCTTGTAGTTATCGTCAATTAATTTGCTTGATTAGTtagatgaaaatattaaaagctAACAATTAAAGATTCAACTTCTTAGTTAACATGAAAAAAGGTACTAGTATTTGTAGTAAAAAGGTATACATACTGGCAAAGGAGGTGTACCCAAGTTTAAGCCAAGATTCCAATAGTCGGCCTCCTCATACACACTATCATCTGAAGGAGCAACCTTATTGTTGTTAGCGATAACCAGAGCTATATGCCTTTGAGCAGCTGAAATTTCTACCAGTTTTCGAGTTCTTTTTGAGTTGGCATTACGATCGACAGGCGGCATCACTGCCACTGCCGAACGTATCTCCTCGTCATAACCCACGTAACTCATTGTCTCTTTTGTGAACTGAAATTAGGTAGCAAGTAATTACCAATAGGAAACATATTAAAGCAACTGCATTATAAGAGGCTAGAAACTAATAATTTTTCTTGTTGAATTGGTGTGGTTTACAATTTACATCTACTTGtcttttgaatattttgatttGAAACTTTCGTTCATGTACATACATACTTAATTCCTTTGTTCAACGAAATTTGTCcacctttatttttaattcgTCCCAATAGATTAgacatatttatatttttgatcatgatctattttttttttacttttcatccatatatttaatttagtttttcatttcaTCCGCATGTTTCTTTCATTGCCCTACAATATTTACTCCCTtcgttttctaatattttttccgttttaaatattctactttagatagataaatttgattaagatttttaggacatatatagatataaaataTACCGATGTGAGATCTCTTTAGATTCATCTTGACTCttgatgtatacttttttattgtatattttttataattttgtatgatgcatatttaaaaatattaatgctTAAAATCTCTTTtgaaaattgtgtaaaaaataaacgagaagaaaataagaaaacgAAAGAAGTATTTGTCTTCTTTTCTTGGTTTTTTTACGTACCTATAAGACAAATTTTATGGAACAGAGAGAGTGTAGGTTAGATATCTATGTTTacattttgtgaattaattataattatgtgaTTTCAACAGGTTATAAATTTGCAACTTTGACAAGTTTTTGAGGTTTCATGTTTAATGTATTGGTCAATGATAACACGATTTCATACAATATTAATATTGTTTCTCAAATTGGACGTAGTCAATATATGACGTTAAAATGAATATGCTACTTTTCTTTCTCATGTTGGAACTCTTAATTTCTTAGATTATTACACTTTTcaagttaattaattagttactgaaatttttaattatttatttttttaaaatacctaataatttattactaaaaatgcCATACAAAATCTATAATAAAGTAATCGattatatacataataattttaatcaaacaaaattctataTAGAATAAGCCACTGTCAAtataaaagatatttaacgctgaaattttttctctttatcaCATCATTGTCTGATACAGTCACCTCCAATGGGGGTCCTCAGATAGAGATAAATTTGATACTATTGACTGCATTAGCATAACTGATACCCGtcattatataattaattactatGTTTTATTCCCAAACATTAttcaataagaataaaaacttattttaaacaataaattaaaaatatttaaactatCGATCCTGTATTAGTTGCCAACACATTTGTTATCAAGTTACATTCATGCATCTGCTCTATTTATAGAAATATTGTATGATTTCATTTCTTGATTTCATCTCATATATACAACTACATCGTTAGTAATCATGAAAGAGAAACGAAGGAAAGGTTGGAGTAGAGTCGTTGAATTTTGACATGATCCGACTTAAAGACCTGATCAAATTTGATCTGATCGAGACTCAACATATAGAGGCGAAGTCAGAATTTTCAGTTAAGGGGCCAAATTGTTGATATACTAGCtagttatttattatataaaaactagttaaactattaaaatttgaATCATATAGATGGAAATTAACTTGAATTatagcaaaaattatatttgacaaatagaGTTAAAGCTTTCCTATAATTAcctcttttgaaaaaaaaagtgtttttgaCTTTATATATTTGTCTTCTAAGTCTTCAAAAaattactattaaaattaagatagtaaaaatataaaaacacacactaaaaaggatgaatgtgaattaagaaagatagatagtaatgacattatagtataaattaaattagcccgtcttatatgagaccgtctcaccataagaCGAGTCCATACAAGTAAGCCCATTTCTTAAAGTGATAACTATGAAAttgtaagaaaatttgaaataaatgagattatttatctacttaattccaaatataagattcgggaaaacttatgtcctaaaataagcttccgtacgtccaagcctagcctcgggtaagtcgctgttactaacagcgaataaggggaaataaaataaaaattaaaaactccttaagtcgctgttagtaacagcgactatgaagattaaaaaaaataaataaataaaatttctaaATATTTTCCTGGGCCAAGACTTACATAACAGCAAGCCCAAAGCCCATTCACTTTAACCTTCAAACAGTTATCTAATAGCAGATGAATTaactatataaaattattattgtttgattaatcttccgatgtggAACTGTGGGTTTTTCCTTTCAATTTCCTACCCTCCCTTCCGATGTGGGACTTGTACATGCATGCACCAACTGGTAAAATCATGACCATAATATTTACTCCTTACATGGGAGTGCCATATTGGAagatttgatcattaatttggcTGATGCAATATCGAGCGTATATTTGGAGGTTATATCAGTTGACAGTGAAACTTCTGAAAAAATTAGTAACTACAGCCTATCTTTGTGTACTTTGTCAGCCAGAGCTCTGCAAAAATTGAGAAATgaggtatttatttttttcggttcattcatattttttcatgtccttttaaagctttttttaaattttcagaaATTGATCCTACAGTGTTTTCACAATCTATGCTTTGATTGTGAATGGGTGTTTACTGACATTATGGCCATATCATTTGAGGAGAAACTTAAGCAACTACTGTTGTGGAGCTTCATAATAAAAGGGAACAACCTTTTTCTGGTTCCGTGCTCCAGAATCTAAATTGATAAGTTGAGCTTGTTGTACATCTCGTTGCCAGTTGCCCCCCCTGTTTCAAAATTCCTAGACATTAGGCAACGTTTATGTTCCGCCCTCACCAATGCCTCCTTAACGGCTTGAACCATCCCTTCTCAAAGAATATGAAGATTTAATGTatcttcctttttgtttttttaactatttgatTTGTCTGCTGCCTAAAGCCGAATTTGTTCCCAATCTGTTTGTAAACATGCCATCTTCAAATACTGAGTCTCCTGAATCTGAATATATATTATCCCTTGTTCCAGCAGTGATGCAATGTTGGTGTTAGTTGACGTTGTCGTTATGGGTAGCAAGGTAATCGCTCCAAAATTTAAAGAAGGCGTGAAATAACGTTATTTGTTTCCAATTTGTGTTAGATTaattttaaacaataaattcATTAACTTGATTCGGTGTTGGATGTCAAATTACAATATAGATTATGAAAAAGATACTTAAGAAGGATTAACTTGTTCTCTccttcaaatctaactatttatTTCTCCATATATGTTTTGGTTTCAGGAAGTATTACTTCAGCTTGATAATCGAGTTGTCCGACATAGCAGTGCCTATGGTCAAAGCTATCGTTTCTCAGGTTCGTACTGCGATATCATTCTTCCTTGTTAGCCTGATTGGGCGTTCTGTAGGACTCGTATATACCGGGATAAGGCAATCCTTGCGATGGAAGTAAAGATCACCTTGTAGCAAATGATATAGATGGGTTGTAGAGGACACTTTGTTCCATTGATTCTTTTCTCGGTCAATATtctcttttgattttttgtcacttattTTTGCAATACCCTATTCTTATTCACACTTCATACTACAGAAGtattattgatcatttgatATCAgtaaattttcattaattttttttttgttgcaacAAATTATTTGTTACATGTGAGTATACGACATATTTCAAGAACCAACTTCCACTAaacattttaaaacatttttgtgaGAAAGATATGAGATGTTCGGGGATTCGTTATTTACCCGACATTGTAATCGTCTTCGTGAGCTTCTCTTCACCACTCCCGGTGCTCTTCAGTACCTCAGTCCCACATCGGTGCTTTATTcgtgagctaatttttggtttcatttattttgatgtgttccagaaaacagtcccacatcggaagattaatcaaacaataacaagtttatatagttagttcatcTGTTATTAGATAACTGTTTGAAGGTTAAAGTGAATGGGCTTTGGGGTTGCTGTTATGTGAGTCTTGGCTCAGGaaaatattaagaaatatatatttttttttttttaaaaaacttcatagtcgttgttactaacagcgactcaactccttaagtcgctgttagtaacagcgactttcaactttttaatttttattttatttccccttattcgctgttagtaacagcgacttacccgaggctaggcttggacgtacggaagcttattttgggacataagtttttccgaatcttatatttggaattaagtagataaataatctcatttatttcaaattttccaattgtaagtgatcacttcaaGGTTATAAGTGTaactttaagaatataaaaagtcaCCACTTTAAAAGTAAGTGTACATTGGGCCAAGGCAATTAAAATGGTTTCACCGTGAAACCGTCTCATATGAGAATTTgtgtaaattaaatttattagtctactaaaaaaaagtttaaatttgagtttaatCCATTATCTTAAATTACAAATATGTTATCTCAACCATTGACctatagtaatttttgttaCAATTATGcagtttttaaattatataataaattactaAGTAGGTCGAAGCCAAAATTACAAAGAATCGCATTTTTAGTGAAAAGGGCCGAGCCTCTGCCGGCCCCCGGTGTGGCTTCGCCCATGCGTACATATCTAATTTGTTTCTAAAGTTTAGTGAATTCTGGAGTTATGGATCAATATTTTTGAGTGTATTTTTTCCTCAATTTTGTTATTTGAGTCAATATTCACTATTAATCTATAACATAAAGGTTGTATTTTTGGcccaatataaaaaaaatattaaattaatgacCAGTTGGGTCAAATCCGACCAACCTAAAATCGAGTCAACCATACATTGttaaaacacaaaaacttggatgagatggtctcattatgagaccgttaatttgggccggcccaattcgcgtgtgtaacaatattttaattttctgggcatttatcaattttgaaaattgataaatgttcagaaaatgaaaaaattgtcTAAATTATTATACGCTCGAATTGAGCCGActcaaattgacggtctcatcaTGAGGTCGTCACATCCAATACcaaattgttaaaatatttcGTGGTTGAGAGATCAAATTCTAAAAAGTGACTAGATTTTGTTCCTTCCCGGCATAAACGCGGGAAAGATGGCTAACCCTAGATAATCTGATTGATCTTTCGTTCTTATAGCATCCTCTCAATaactttcaaaatttttcttgtAAATTCTAATCTCTCCTAATTAAGAACCCTAACTTTAACCAAATTTCTCAACAATGGCGATTACCGACAACTCTTGCAAACCAATTTCTTTGATCCCTTCTTGTGTTTACACGtcattttcatcttcatcttcatcttcatctacgATTCCTCTAAATATTTATCATTCAAATTCTTCCATGCTGCATTCCGATCAATTTTCGCATTCGTCGTCATCATCAGCATTGACAAAGAGTACAATGATAGGAGCTCCGAAAGAGAAGATAAGAATGTAGTCGCCTTCATTTTATGCAGCATGTACGGCTGGTGGAATTTTTAGTTGTGGTCTTACTCACATGGCTGTCACGCCTTTTGATCTTGTTAAATGTAACATGCAGGTATATGTTTTGAAAATAAAGTATGCacatcatctttaatttatattattataatatagtgTGAAAGAAGGGTGCTTGGACCCAATAATGGTAAAGAACAAATATagaagaataataaaaaacaaaaaataacaaaagagACAACAAACACACAAGTTAGGTATTTGCctgctttatttattttcgaacctaaagcaaaagataaaaaaggctttaaaaacttaaagcgtaacgaataatataatacatcttttgttttttattgttcatattAAACTActtaaagaaaaaagttaaaaactcacattatttagcaaaaaatataaattatttttaaatttagttcaatttaatatcacttataaaagtaacttttttaCCCTTTAAAAAATTTAGCCCGCTTTGCCATTACTAATCGACGGCCATGTATCTACCTGCCCcttaataaatatttactttcattaatgaattagaaaaaaaactgTTTTCTTTTACAATGTATAGCCCTCACAACAAGTATGTGTTTTCTTGTTATTCTTCATATGCTCTTATGAATCAGTATGCCTCTATATATAGGTCATAGACTCATAGACCATTCTTGGATTCCTTCATTAAACATACATTAAACTCTTAATGTATGATTAACATCTACCATTATAATAGCAATAAACTTAGAAATTATGCCTACCGTTATTTATAGCTTAAATGCCCCACATTACTAGCTATTAAGTAACATGATCGGACCAAGAAAAGTAGAAAACGACCTTTAGGCTTCCTGACATACTGCTCGGACGAACACCTACCAGCCCGAACAAGCGCCCATGTTTCACAGGTTCTGCTTGCCTGCTGCTGATGTGCTCGGATGAGCCCAGACCACGCTCGAACAAGCACCTATGATGCAGCCTTTACTGCTTGCTGCTGGATGGTGCCTCGTTCGAGCCACTTCATCTCCATGCCATGCCTCTTTCAAGACATGTCCCAACCCTCTTAACTCTATTGCACCCTTATCGTTGTTCACAACAAGACGCGCCTTTTCTTGAGTTATCGAGTCTCACTTAAGTATTTTGGCAGTTGCACTAACATAGGTTTATACGAAAATCCTAAATATAATCATCAACATATTCTATGATCTTACTGCTGTTTGTTCGAGTACCTTAGTGGCAGATTCAAGTAGCTGTTTCCTGTACAATATAATTAGTCTGCTTCTTTGTATTAATCTCATCTATTCAATGCACTGTATCTCTTGGGCCTCTTTCCACAACAGAAGCAACCCATTTTCTATTGTCCCTTGAACAATCCAACTCAACTAACTTTTGATTCAGATCAATTTTGCCATTTTCAACTTCAAGATTTCATTGCTTGGTTCTTCAGTCATCAATGAATAACCATCCTTTATGGATGATTTGGGTCTTGAAACAATACACACCCTTAGTAGTGATAAGAAAGATTTTGTTGCCAATTGACCCTTAGCAAACAACAAATGCAACTCCCATAAATAAGAACTAACATGTTTTGTTGAACACCTTAATATTGCTCATGGCATTATAATCCTGAACTAAATAGCTATAAATCGATTATTATTGCCCTATCAAAATAAGGAACATATCTTAAATAAGGCAacaagcaaaacaaaaaaaaaaaaagatgaattcATAGGATGCACCAACTTGATTTATATGCATCCTGGTACAGCATACATTTGTGATTGTGATTCAATCTTTCTTAGATTACAAAGTGTTACGTTGTAATAAATATGCTTACAACATGACTATGTTGTTTCGCAACAATTTTTATGaaagaaaacaataatgtaATCAGGAGTCCATTATCAGCTATATCTCTAAAAGTTCGATGTACATAATATTTCTTGTTCTTATTTGTACCTAATATACTAGAGACATCTAATTACCCCGATTATCCTAACTTCTTCATGTTGCATTTAGCTATACATTCACTTCTgattaatgaaaatgaaaatagaaaaactaAAATTTGCATGGTTTTAGATTAATCCAGCAAAGTATAAGAACATAAGTTCAGGGTTTGGGGTATTGGTGAAAGAACAAGGCATTAAGGGCTTGTTCAAAGGTTGGGTTCCAACACTTCTTGGTTACGGTGCTCAAGGAGCTAGCAAATTCGGCTTCTATGAATTCTTTAAGAAGTACTATTCTGATCTTGCTGGTCCTGAGTATGCTACCAAGTACAAAACCATGATTTTTCTAGCTGGTTCAGCTTCTGCAGAGGTGATTTCTGATGTTGCCCTCTGTTCTCTTGAAGCTGTTAAAGTTCGTGTGCAGACGCAACCTGGCTTTGCCAGAGGGATGACTGACGGTTTCCCAAAGTTTGTCAAATCTGAAGGTGCTAAGGGGTATTGTGTCTTTCTTAGTTTTTACCCATCATCATCTACCTTCATGCATGAACTAACTCTCTTTTGTATTAATTTGAAGTTTCATTCGATATGACAGATTGTACAAGGGACTCGTCCCACTTTGGGGTCGACAAATTCCATGTAAGCAAAATTGTTTCTGGATTATCTTCAGTTTACCCTTTTGTTAGCATTACAATGCTGTTGTGTCAAGAACCAACTTATCCATAGATGATGAAGTGTTTGTGCACACTTAGTGGGGGCAAGTCTGACTTGCATTGATGAGCTAGGAAGCAACGGATCTCATAACCCAAGATTAGAAGCAAAAACTACGGAGAACTAGAAAACACCAAGGTTTCTTTATCTAGCACATTAGCTAGAAGCAAGACAATAAGATCTTTGAGGCTTCACTTGATCAAGCAGATGGGTTTGTCGGTCGAGCAAAGCTCACAGAAtcttgatttttgtgttttcaCTCATGACGCTTTATGGGAATCTTAGGTTGGACTTCTATATGACCTCTTAGGCTTATAAAAGAAATTCTAAGGTCAGAAGAAGAGTAAGTCGACGATAGAGTGCTAGCAAACATTTTTGGTTGTTGAACCTTGAGCGAACAAATTGTTAGTATTTTGTGAGTGAACTCCATTGGAGTGAAAATGCAGAGTCCTTTGGTAAAACTAAAAGGCCCTGTCTTAAATTTTTGCTGTAGATACGATGATGAAGTTTGCTTGATTCGAGAAAGTTGTAGAACTCATGTACAAGTACGCAATTCCAACACCTAAAGACCAGTGCAGCAAAACATTGCAGCTAGGTGTAAGCTTTGCAGGAGGATATGTTGCTGGTGTATTCTGTGCTATTGTGTCACACCCTGCAGACAACTTGGTCTCTTTCCTCAACAATGCTAAGGGCGCTTCTGTTGGTGATGTATGTTCTTTGTTTTAATCcgcctttttttaaaaaagaaagtcCTTATATTAACTTATGTAACACCATTAACATATCATGAGTTTTACAGGCTGTGAAGAAATTCGGATTAGTAGGACTATTCACTCGCAGTCTTCCCCTTCGTATAGTCATGATCAGAACCCTTACTGTTGCTCAATGGGGAATTTACGACGCTTTTAAAGTGTTTGTTGGCCTGTATGTTCCTAACTCTTCTCTTTTtttcaaggaaccaactcaaccaaaaagcttaagctaatagttgagatttcaggatatgttatatactctaacacgttccctcacacgagagcccttcgGGCTAGATATGTAGATGTTACACAAACCTTCCTCATACCTAGCGCTGCATATTCCATTTTTAGATCATGTTTTTTTCTCATGCATATgtaacaattactatttatatgTGAATTGTAGGCCAACTTCAGGTGGAAGCTCTCCTGCAACTGCTAAGTAGTGAAAAAGAGTTTTTCAACAATAAATTTGTAGGAGCTGATGACCGTCTTCTAATTGCGTCCCCAATATTGATCTAAGTTTCACTTCTCATTTAGTTTAGGAGTTCATTTCATAGTTGAAGCTTCTGTAAATGGAGtcctttgtatatttgtattctTAGGTCTTTTAGACACCGTAAAACCTTATAAATATTAAACTGTATATGAAACATAGATGAATGGTACTCGAGTTGGTTTAACACGTACACATATAAAAGTAAGTGTTCAGTTCTTTCTATACTGGTATTCTAGATTCGTTCCAGTTTTATGGTGTATTTCTATACAACATTCTTTTATTTAGCAACAAAACTTTTAGAAGGTTCATTGAGTCCCAACGTATACATCCAAAAAATCAAATCTGAATTCaatgatttgattataattaatatcgttTCAGTAGAGTGCAATATTATTGAAATATATTGatgaattataaattaaatttcaccactcatttatttttatagtCTACTGTCGCAATTCACGCGTTGCTGTGATGTCAATTCCGATTAAGTTAATTATTAGTTATTGGATTTATGCTGCAGCTACTTATCAATTAACTCACATATATTTTACTAGTAATTGAGATTGAACTTCTCCTTCTATTTGTTAGCTTTCAATTTCTATCTGTTGTTTCCAGCTGTGAATTTAATTGTACTGTTTTAATTGTCTTTTCTAGTCCTttccattgttttcaattaatttcAAGTCTTTTTTATAAGATGTAAGCTCATAGTTGATGCTTAATTATATGAGTTTTTTAGGTCAGAAATATGGATATAACACATTTTCTCCTTatatttaatagaaaatattgggtggattaaaaaaattaatagacttaaaatgtctactttttgattttaaagttagaatattatctagaataattcaatcttttcatggtttttctataataatctcacctattgattagccatgaataatcccaatttttgggagtatttgcctagagtataCTTGGATAACCTGACGACTTGCTGTAGTagataattcaccaaaaaagtaaattaaaaattaacgtaagattagagaaaaattttgaaaatttacattaaaaattctgaacaataaaaaaaaacaaaattgttttcactttttttaacatttttttcaacattttattttaatttatctttttttgttaaaaatataaaacttgctatagcaagtcatcaggTTACTGAGTTTATTCTAGGAAAACGTCTtctaaaattgggattattcatatttaatcaaCAGGTGgaattacttaaaatattaaattaaaatattttctaaagtTGGAATTactgtaggaaaatcataaaaatattaaattattctagataatttttctttaaagttTTCAATTCCATTACTTAAAatgcttattttaatatttaaaaaactcATTCC
This Amaranthus tricolor cultivar Red isolate AtriRed21 chromosome 13, ASM2621246v1, whole genome shotgun sequence DNA region includes the following protein-coding sequences:
- the LOC130798756 gene encoding uncharacterized protein LOC130798756, encoding HDHNIYSLHGSAILEDLIINLADAISSVYLEVISVDSETSEKISNYSLSLCTLSARALQKLRNEKLILQCFHNLCFDCEWVFTDIMAISFEEKLKQLLSDAMLVLVDVVVMGSKFGFRKYYFSLIIELSDIAVPMVKAIVSQVRTAISFFLVSLIGRSVGLVYTGIRQSLRWK